The DNA sequence cctcgtcctactcgagcaaatcctcgaacaagacttgCCTTACCCGCCCGGCGGGAGTGTCCGTAGgcgagctcgagaggtacaccggcaaatcgtcagagacgcagagccagagcagcccgtcagccgcttccctcgagcaggccaaaatgtagtggcagcgacaatGCTGCTGCGCAATATGCCggagccatcgaactcccaagctcgacgtattagagacgaggtgcagactctgctccaggtagcggcagtacaacaagccgaaagctcggcctctcgacgacgaggagccgcCACTGAAAAATGCGATGAGTCACtccaaaatgaaaaggaggtgtcagtccatcaacagccgccccctcgaggaagaaagaccactctcgtcctccccgtcgacaatcagcgtcgacacgacgcgcggcatgacatcgaagagaatcgacgccgccgacatggagacgcggaagaacgtggttacagcgcacatcgtggcgggagatacgacagcgacgaggaccggatggcccccgagccaccaggcccacgggtgttcagcagggcaatccgcagcacgcccctacccagtccgttccgacccccgaccagcatcgcaaaatacAACGGTGAGACCAAGCCAGAATTGTGGTTAGCCGactttaggctggcctgtctgttggggggagctcgaggtgacgatcgagccatcatcagacagctaccgcttTTTCTCTCTgataccgcccgtcgatggctcgaggaacttccagctaatcagatccacgactgggtcgatttggttagggtcttcgagggtaatttcaaagggacctacatacggcccgggaactcgtgggacctcagcaagtgcaagcagaagccaggagaaactcttcgagagtatgctcgacgcttctcaaagcagcgcaccgagctgccacatatccctgaccatgatgtcatcctggcctttgtctctggtaccaccagtcgagacctgGTACGAGAATCGGGCCGGAATCACCCTCAAACCGTCGATGAGctcatggacgtagtggcaaactacgcagcaggaGAGGAAGCAGTCGGtgccttcttcagttgtgaaggaaggaaaggcaagcagcccgtcgatgaagatggggcCCCCAGTCAAAGGCTCAAGAAGAATAAGAAGAAGCATAAAGCACGGCAGTTCTAGCGGGAAGATTTCGAcaacaaccttgtcgccgccatggagcggaagaagcctcggggccctccagatggaggtatcttcgataagatgctagaggaaccatgcccttaccataagggaggcgccaaccacaagctcaaagattatcgtatgctgaaaaagcatttcgacggtttggggttcaagaaggatgcgcgtgacgactcgaagaaggagaagggcggtaACAAGGAAGACAACAAAGACGACTATGGTTTCCCCGCCgttcacgactgctacatgatctatggtgggccctcaACGCAGTTGActgcgaggcagcgcaaaagggaacggCGTGAAGttttcgcggcaagaatggcggtgccccagtacctcaactggtcgagcacACCCATCACCtttgatcgagaggaccaccctgacaaggtagtcgccctaggcgtctacccgctcgtcgtcgaccccatcatcgtcaacacccggctctcaaaagtgctgatggacggcggcagcagcctcaacatcatctacctcgagaccctcgacctcctcggcattgaTAGGGGaaggctccaaccaagcgccggggGTTTCCATGgagtcgtgccagggaaaaaggcgctgccagtaggtcgaatcgacctaccagtctgcttcggcacggcggccaacttcagaaaggagaccctcacctttgaggtggtcgggttttGAGGCACGTACaatgccatcatcgggcgcccgggctacgccaagttcatggctatacccaactatacctatttgaagctgaagatgcccggtcctaaGGGCGTCAtgaccgtcagctcctccttcgagcacgcttacgagtgcgacatcgagtgcgtcgagtatggggaggcagttgagaactccaccgagcttgtCGCGAAACTCGAGGCTCTGGCCACTGAGGCTCCATAGCCCAAgcaccacgcgggcagctttgagccagcagagggaaccaagaagatcccgctcgaccctaacAACTCCGATGGCAAGGTGccgacgatcagcgccgacctcgaccccaaataggaagctgtgctcgtcgactttctccgtgcgaacgccgacatgtttgcatggatcccctcggacatgcctggcataccgagggaagtcgccgagcactccttggaaattcgagccggttccaagctagtgaagcaacggttgcgccgattcgacgaggagaagcgcaagatcattggcgaggaggtccacaagctgttgacggccggattcatcaaggaggttcaccatcccgactggttagcaaaccctgtactagttaagaaaaagaatgggaaaatgaggatgtgtgtcgattatacgggtttaaataaagcatgtccgaaagttccctttccattaccacgtattgatcaaattgttgattctactgcgggatgtgaaaccctttctttcctggatgcatattctggttaccatcaaataaaaatgaaagagtccgaccagctcgcgacctctttcatcacaccttttgggatgtattgctatgtaaccatgccgtttgggcatcgaaatgcgggagccacgtaccaacgctgcatgctccacgtatttggcaagcacatagggtcgacggttgaGGCCTATGTTCACGACATTGTCATCAAATCAAAGcggcgaggagacctgatccaggacctcgagatcacttttagctgcttacgcaccaaccagatcaagctcaatcccgagaaatgcgttttcggcgtgcctcgaggcatgctcttgggttacattgttttccagcgcggcatcgaggccaaccccgagaaagtctcggccatcacaagaatggggccgatccgagacgtcaagggtgtgcagagggTCATAGGATGACTAGCGGcgttgagccgtttcatctcgagattaggagaaaaggcgttaccactATATCGACtcttgaagaaggtcgagcgcttttcttggacccccgaggccgaggaagccctcgaaaatctgaagaaaacactgacctcagcaccggtcctggtcccgcctcaacctgcggaaccactgctcctttacgtcgCCTCGACAACCCAGGTTGTCAGTGCAGCGGTGGTAGTCGAGAGGCAGGAAgaggggcacgcgttgccagtccagaggctggtctatttcgtcagcgaggtgctctcggagaccaaggcacgttacccccaaatccagaagctgatctatgccatgatcctcgcccgccgcaagctgcagcactacttcctcggccaccctatcacggtggtctcgtctttccccctgggcgagataatccagagtaaggaggccacaggaagaatagctaaatggtcggtcgagctcatgggtgagactctcacttatgcgcctcgcaaggccatcaaatcgcaagccctggtggacttcgtcgcggaatggacagactcccagcttcccccgactcagatccagttggagctgtggacgatgtatttcgacgggtcgctCATGAAAACAGGggtcggggccggcctgctgttcatctcgcccttaggcgtccatatgaggtacgtcattaGGATCCACTTTGCCACGTCTAACAATGTcgcggaatacgaggccctcgtcaacggtctcaagatcgctatcgagctaggagtccgacgcctcgacgtctgaggcgactcccaactcgtcatcgaccaagtgatgaagacctcgagctgcgacgacccaaaaatggaggcatactgcaaggaagtccgtcgacttgaggacaaattccatggccttgagctcgtccacatcgcccgacgctacaacgaggtagccgacgaactcgccaagatcgcgtcgacccggGGCACGGTACcccctgacgcgttctcaagagatcttcacgaaccgtctgtcgacttgggctcgggggctggcgtcgatgccgctcctgcccagcaaacCCACACCGTCGACATGCTATTGATGGCAGCCGAGGTGATGGAAGTAGACTGGCGGCCCGGTCGGCCGTTCGACTGGTGCAcaccattcctcgactgcctaatccgctgcgagctaccagaagatcgatctgaggcccgccgtatcgctcgacgggccaagtcatacgtaATCTATGACGAAGACAACAaactataccgacgaagcccgacgggggtcttgcagcgttgcatcactgtggaagaaggccggaaactcctcgaggacctacactcgggggcttgtggtcaccatgctgctccacggacccttgtagggaacgccttccgacaaggtttctactggccaacggccgtagctgacgccatcgagctcgtacgctcatgtcatgggtgccagttctacgccaaacagacgcatctacCCGCCCACgcccttcagatgatccccatcacatggccatttgcggtatgggggctcgacttagtagggcccctacaaaagacgaaaggagggtacacccacttgctggtggccatcgacaaattctccaaatggatcgaggctcgacccatcaccaacatccgctccgagcaggccgtccttttcttcaccgacattatccaccggtttgggattcccaacgtcatcatcaccgacaatggcactcagttcaccggcaaaaagttcttggacttctgtgatcagcatcacatccgtgtgaactggtctgcagtagcccaccatcgaactaacggccaggtcgagcgtgccaacgacatgattttgcaaggatctacaattgcttgaagaaattcggcaagaggtGGATCgaagagctttcctcggtcctatggagcctaaggacaacaccaagcagggccacaaaatacaccccattcttcatggtctacggctctgaggcggtcctccccacagacctcgagtatggatcccctcgacttAAAGCGTACAATGAGcagtcaaataaggagactcaagaaaacgcagtcgaccaactcgaggaggctcgggacatggccctccttaactctgccagataccagcagaaacttcgacgctaccacgacaaacacgtacgcaagagggacttaaacgtggggACCTTGTCCTGCGAcgacggcaaagcaatcaaggacgccacaagctgactccaccttgggaaggcccgtacgtggtggccgaggtcttgaagccaggaacgtacaagttagcgAACGAGAAGGGggtgatcttcaccaacgcatggaacatcgaacagctacatcGATTCTACCCTTAGAATTTCGAAACTTTATGTTCCAGCACCCAttctgtaccaagactttgtaaatgaatgcatgaataaataaagtctttcccttgagcaacttccttttgtaccAACGCTGTACAAGTTAAAATCTCGACGTCacaagggggcgccgactatgacccatcatagtcagcaccccctcgggggccaCCAGGGGGGCCACCCCCCCAcgtgtcgaaaaagccaagaaattcttTCTTCCTTACTTTGTAAACTTTGCACGATTCGAGTAGcggaggcgcctcgagcccctcgaggcccgagggacaacgagcctgagaactcctacgcccccgggctacgaaaACTCTACTCATTTCCCCACCCTTGAGGTGGTCGAGGctgtttttgacgaaagatcgaacaaggaatacaaacataggcgcaaaaGGGAATAAaagagcctcgagcggaaagacagataaacatttaaATATACTGTATCACTTAAAAAACAAGTTGATAGGaatactatacaaggggccccaggcacccaaaggaggctcgcaggccttagtcctcagcacgatcctcacctacgcccgagctagtctcaggaggaagcacctcaggctcaaatagcttggccagcctctccccaggagcctccgcatcgtcgatcaaggcgtggagcctctcttcgttctccgtgtcggtcttagagatgtcggtgacgaacccatgggacaccacctccatgtcgtaggagaagcccgagcagacaaccgccatcgcccgtttcaccccgatgtggagggcatcctgcacccgatctcgcagcattgtgcctaagtagcacagctggtcgaccagtgcatcgcctcgagcgtcctccttcgactcatccataggctcgatctCCCAGGAGGTcaagagatcacttatcgccgttcgcactcgacggttcaaagcaacctccgcctcgagctgggccttagcattgcgggcctcggcttgggcggccaagagttcgtccttaagccctaatAAACACCAATACAAGAAACTTTAGGGTAAACCAAGCACgcctcgaaaaagaaatccaACAATAGAAACATACCGCGGACattctcctccagggccgtgttctcatcgactaatctggtgttggccctctcgatctctttgttggagcgtgccagctcagtgttggcaacgcagagatcctcgatcgccttgccaccCTGAGCTATGGACCCGCTCTTCTtcaacagctctcccttcagacgttcgacgtcgtcagagagcccgcgggatcgagcccgctccgcctcgagatcttcgagggccttcttctttgcgtcctctgcggcacccctggcgacctcgccgtccacatacgccaccttcatcttttggaaggattctcggagggaatccaggtcggtcttgagaaggcccttctccctaTCCAGATCAGCAATGACGTTCTTAtaagacagggcctcctcccgggctttagacgcggcctcctcgaccgctagagcccgctcccgcagtagcgtcgtctcctcctccgcgttCCTTgaagcctctcgagcctcgaccaaggtagcctccctcgccttcttctcctcctcgagcgctataaggtctttataggccttaaggagcttttcttgtgactcgaggagttggtccttgaggacggggagctgctcccagcctcctcttgtggcgtggatgaagctcgacttgatacgggaggtctctttcatgtcctgcgagcCGAGGGTCGAACGGTTAGAACATGAAACCAAAGGATCTATGAGAATTAAGGAccaaaaaatacttacaaagtaggccggcccgagcccgttgttgatgacgtccgccaggagccccaccacgtgcttcatccaaaggcggagctcctcgacgtgttcccatttctccgcctccttcctattgtccaggaagatgttgggctcggacggatcggtggaggcccggatgcggatccgatcggggcaccagtgctccatctcccagtcagcccgcgccttgacaccgcggataaggtcctcgacggtctcgagggagcccccatggcgcaagaacaggtcgacgaggcatgggaaccgcctatcgtcgtccaccgtcttccaggtaccgtccttactCCCCGATGTCCCAGCCTCATCCTCCTCGGTAGGGATGCGATCCTCCCACGCCcggcgctcccggaggaaccctggtgcgatcccgtccatgtcgtagatcgtcctcttgatctcggactcggggtcaacGGGGGTGCGCATTAtacaggcaagcgccaccacaccgtccgcccgccccggctctgcccggatcgcagcGGGCGCCCCCGGAAGAAGCCACGATGGGGttggagggccgtacaccggcaaatcctcttcctgctctccgggttcttgcggcgccggtggaACGGGTTGTGGCGGACTTTGAGGtgggggctcgagcggtcccccttcttggcccccctgctgctgctgttcctcctgctgccgctgctgttgctgctgctgttcctcctgctgccgctgctgttgctgttgctgctcctgcggctgccgcgctgcctcgcgctcccgctcctcctcctcctctttcttcttctgctcctagaGGGAGCGAAGACCGGCGGGctagggagtccgtcccgcgatgAGGGAGgtgacgcctcctcctccatagggcgggcatccCCCGACGCCTCGTTGccaccagacgtgtcgctgatggtgatggggtccgcctcgactcccgatcgaggaggctcgggggctccttcttGCCCCTGAGTTTGGGGCGCCTCGACACGTGTCAACGACAACGGGGTAGGCTCGGGACTAGGCGGAGCACTCTCAGCCTCGGCTGGAGGTTGAGAGTTGGAGgagcctgcaaaacaaagaataGAAGTCAGTCACTATAATAATCAACGCAAGAGCGTCACAAGACCAGCAGTAAGCTACAAACCTGGCTCTTTGGAGACTGCTCCCGCTttgagccttttcgccattgaaggctgggcctgctcgagcgtccgctttagcctgagaaaagaaaggAACGACCGTAAAAAGATCGGCATATGAGAAAATGCAGAGGAACAGGAAAACAAACGTCACAGCGTCGATgaagcttaccccacagggagaacagctcgcctcccggtgccccgaccggtgggcctcgagccaccccgcgtcaaggctccaggcccctcgaggacaGGAGCTGGCCTTGGCGCAGCAACTCCCGCTTGGCGGGCACCGGGATTGGCGCTCCTGCagccggcctctcctttctcggaggccgcggcgcgaccacgagtcagtggccccatcgcctggggcctagcatggccGCCCCCTAGACGCAGGGGGAGGGCGTGGCGCGACCTGACCAGCCatgggcgcaggaggggtgacggcccgagggcggtgagatccgcccgGACCCTCCTTTGGAGTTTCCgttcggggggcgtcgacgtcgcctcgaggcagaccctcgaggatccggtcaaggcgcgacgccatcccctcggagtcatcgctgtcctcatcatcatcatcgtcgtcgctgGTGGATTcatcctcaggctcccccctctgcctggatttagctcgacgcgcctctaatgcttggcggttgaggttcttctttttctcaCCTTTCTtcgcagagtccttggcggacttcagcttCTCGGCGGACTGGCACCGTCTGTcgcggtcgacctcgtcctccttcatAGGGGGCCTCGAAGACCGGACATCAATGcgtccctgccagaacaaaggtaggCTTAAAAAGGATCGAAGGAAATCTAGAGTCGGAGCTATGTGCAAAAGAAGAGCATACCAGGTCGATTGAGCCgtcgtcgggcctcatagggaagccattgacatgctccggcttaaagtcgccggcgatggccgccctaaccCGGGCAGCGGTTTCATCGTCCGCCagggcctcgttggacatccggcatgcctcgagatcccgggacgaaacgcccggccccatctcgtccatcctcagtggccgagacatcagtgggaggaccctccgacgatggacggccgagaggacgagagcggcggacaggccctccaggcgcagcttcttcagggcatcgaggagggggtcgagccacgACTAGTgttcttggacgacgccgtatgtccagttgtCCAGGCGCTCCGTAATCAGACGATCGGTGTAAGCAGGGAGaagaccgtcgtcgttcctcagatagaaccactgggagtcccatccggcgtggttcaatgacaaccccaccgggatgtactcgcgcggcctctccgtcttcttcgtcttcaacaccaggttgaggcacccggcccgcacatgcttcctcacgccagtggttccggtgggggcgttgaaaagctcgcccctgtagaggtggagccacaactCCTAGTGGGGCATCAACCCGAGGTAGCCCtcgcacaccgcggcgaagatcgccacgacggtgatggcgttcggggagaaatgctggagctccaccccatagtggaggcagagtgcccgcatgaagcggctcgggggagcgcccaggccgtggcggtggaatttggcgaatgagaccacgtagccctcgagcggctggggctccctgtggctTGCCGGCGGcgcaatccactccggcgacgacagcgaggtgcggcggcgcaggagtccctctctctcaagctctagcaaccggcgctccgtcatcgacgacgggcgccagtcgtcggcggcgatgagtctcatAGGCATCTTGGCTGGAAGGACGGAGGAttcgctaccgctcgagggggtgcgcgcgcgcgtgagaCGGCAAGAGAGCTAAGGCAGTGAAAGGACGAAGGCAAGAAGGCGGAAGgcggaagaaagaacggcggcgacgccatgGCATATTTATAGGCCGCAGTGCgccaacggatagatccgataaatgaggtaactccccccataaatgcgctgtctaacggtcctttccctcctcacagatgggacgctccgaattccatgCCGGcacagtgtcgtaacgtcacccacctgaaaaggcgcgcccaacgggcaaaaaggtgaaCCGTCATGGCCTCTTCCtttccttgtaagccaaggggcgtgcccataaaagcctcgagaggtcgcagggtggcccaccgaaagggttcgacagccgttCTCGAGCAACCGAgttagggatccccagcgagtgatcgaagatcgaggcccaccTCGAAGACTTgcaggggatgtccaaggtaaggtcgagacagtcgagaggaatccccccgacgggaggcatcgagccaccggactctatcgaatgagaccggtatccccgaccacgtcgaccttgcttcatgagaacgcctccgggctacagctgacaccctcgaaaggggcacaggttctcacttggattacccgctaggaactcaatttggggtggaagcGATCgatcgagagagagagagacgcacAACTACGAGAGATCGAGACTGCAAGCTAATGAACCAAGACACCTACGACCGGCGAAGATCCATAGATTCGTCCATCGACGAGCTGAGGACGGATCAAAGAACATACTACACACAAGAAATTAACTAAACAAAGGtacacgcacacacacacacaaaataaGAACTCAGCTCGAAACTAACGAGTACTACTACTCCGATCCAGCAGACTGCTTCTGAGATAAGGAGGCAGGCAGGCCAGGCATGCAAGCTATAGCTACTTGACGTGTTAATTAGTTTTCCAACTCCATCTCAGCGGTATCGTAGACATTGTTGCCATTTTATTTCTGTTTCTTGAGTGCCTTTGGTGTTGCGAGTTGATCAATTCCCGCAACTTGCTTTTCTTTAATTTGGACCGTCAATCGAGCTAGCGTGCTTGAGAGCAATGCTATTTTGGTGAGCTAGCTAGGTCCGGATCTATCTAGCTAGCTAGTACGATACGTCTTTGATCATCACGCGTAAGTCGTATGTACATCCATGAGAACTAATCAACCAGCAacgtatacatacatacatacatgtaCAATTAAGTATGGGGTTAATTAATTATGAGAAATAGATAATAAACATGGATGCATGTCTCGAACCATGCATTCTCATTCCATTATTCAGAAAGCAGAGCAAACCAAGCATTCAACTGTCTGGATATTACAGTGTTGGAGACAGTGCATGCAACACGTACACAGATTAAACATCATGGCCGCCTCGCGCCTTACAAGCAAATCAATCGGTCGAGactccacacacacacacacacacaactacGACTACGAGAGCTCGAGACTTGCAAACTAATGAACCAAGACACGACCGACGGTAAGATCCATCGATCCGTCAATCGACGAGCTGACGACGGATcgaagaataatatactactactacagtACACAACAAACTAATAATAACTAAACAAATTAAAGGCACACAATAAGAACGAAACTAATAAATACTGCTACCACTCCGATCCAGCAGCAGACTGTGCTGCTGAGATTCAGAGGCATGCAGGCAGGCAAGCTAGCTAAATAGCTACTGTGGTACGTACGGTGCTTCTGATGGCCGGACTGCTcgatgatgacgatgaagaggaggaggacgaggacgacgacggaGAGATCGATCGGATCGAGGAGCTAGGTCATGCTCGTTCGTCATGCCCTTGTTGCTGGTGGGCATGCCGTCGGGTCGCGGCTCAAGCCGCGTGCATAGGGGATGATGTCCCTGCCCTCCTTGTCCTTGGGCATCCAGAAGTTGGCGTCGACGAAAGGGTCCGCGGTGTACTGCGCCGCCTCGTGGCAGTCGGTGACAATTCGCACGGCGGTGATGTTGATGCGGCGGCTCGTGTCGGCGCCGGGCCCGTAGTTGTCGTACTCCAAGTACAACACCGTTTCTGGGATGGGGCCGCGGCCCTCCCACTCCACCCATCCAGTGAAGTTGACGATGGAGTCGAGGAAGCTCTCCATGAAGATCACGTGCGAGTGATTCTTCCACGGCCGACCGAGGAAGGTCTTCACCCCTGTGAGGTCTGCGCCCTCGTCTGCTTTGACCGAACAGTTCTGGAAGGAGAACCCAGATCTATCCGTCGAGTTGCTGCGCCCTTGTGCAGTGATTACATTTGGCTTGCTAGCACCCAATCCCGAGCTACGCACCAGGAGCCGGCAACCAAGAAAACTCGCCTTGGCATAGCCAAACACGAAGTCCACGGTGCCGTGGATGTCCGTCTCTAGATAAATCTGATCTCCTTTGTTGGCGAAAAGGGTATCCTGATACCCCTCGATGGAGCACCGGTAGATCAGCGAAAAATTGGATTGTGACATGAGGGCCACCGCCTGTAGGCCTTTTGGACCTGCCGTATTTCGGATCGTGAGATCCTGAGCCATGAAGGCCATGCCATGAACACCTGCACCATGCATGACAACCAGCAAAGTCAAGAAACATTCTcacatcatgcatgcatgggtgaCCGATCGAGAGAGGAGATGGACGTGTGTGATTTGAATGAGGATGATCGGCACTTACTCACGGTAGCAGTGTCCGGCGTGGTTAGGTTGTCAAACCCGTAGCTCCTGTTCCCGGTGATCACCGTCTTCCCGGCGCCTTCTCCGATCAGGATCACATGCTTCCGGGTGATGTTTAGAATCTCATTGTACACTCCCTCCTTGATGAATATGGTGAGAATGCTTTGCTCACTGCCAGTTTGGTCCTTTTGTGCCGCCAAAGCAGCAGTGATGCTGGCGAACTGGCCGTCGCCGCTGGTGGCGTTCTTGGCAACAAAAACATGTGTCGTCCCCACCATGTTTGCGAGCGATGGCGGCGCTCCGCCCAGGGCCAGCAGCCGCACGACCCAGAGCGGCAGCTTGCCACCGCCGGACAGCGTCTGATCAGTGTCCATGGTGGAGAGGACGCCCACTGTTGGTGTTGTGGGCAGCGTCACCGCCGCCGCGGCTGCTGGCGGCTGCCCACTGCTGCCTGTCGTCGTGGCTGGCGCCTCCGTGTCTGTGGTGGAgaggccgctgccgctgccgctgccgccgcctacTGTTGGCAGCATCACCGCCGTAGTTGCAGCTGCAGGCGGCAGCCAGTGCCCACTGCCGCCGCCTGTCGTCGATGGCAGCGCCTCCGTGTGGGTGCTGGAGAGGCCGCCGCCAACTGTTGGCAGCACGGTGGCATCTGTGGCAGGCGGCTGCATCACactaccgcc is a window from the Sorghum bicolor cultivar BTx623 chromosome 5, Sorghum_bicolor_NCBIv3, whole genome shotgun sequence genome containing:
- the LOC8067598 gene encoding probable pectinesterase 56, which encodes MAQAFTTPLVLACLLMTTIMAPGGTSGGVSTTTEALPTVTGGGGSVMQPPATDATVLPTVGGGLSSTHTEALPSTTGGGSGHWLPPAAATTAVMLPTVGGGSGSGSGLSTTDTEAPATTTGSSGQPPAAAAAVTLPTTPTVGVLSTMDTDQTLSGGGKLPLWVVRLLALGGAPPSLANMVGTTHVFVAKNATSGDGQFASITAALAAQKDQTGSEQSILTIFIKEGVYNEILNITRKHVILIGEGAGKTVITGNRSYGFDNLTTPDTATVSVHGMAFMAQDLTIRNTAGPKGLQAVALMSQSNFSLIYRCSIEGYQDTLFANKGDQIYLETDIHGTVDFVFGYAKASFLGCRLLVRSSGLGASKPNVITAQGRSNSTDRSGFSFQNCSVKADEGADLTGVKTFLGRPWKNHSHVIFMESFLDSIVNFTGWVEWEGRGPIPETVLYLEYDNYGPGADTSRRINITAVRIVTDCHEAAQYTADPFVDANFWMPKDKEGRDIIPYARGLSRDPTACPPATRA